AATGGATGATCAATACAATCTCCCCTAAGAACCACCAAGAATGAAATCATGAAGATGCCAAAATGCCATCCAACATCAAAAGAATCCATAATGAAATTCTCAAAACCAGGAATGAGAGGAGCACAGAAGCAAATTACTACACAGAACTCTGAAGTAAATATTATGACATTACAAAATTTATTTCCACATAGCATCACTCACCTGAAGAATGTCAGCAAAACTCTTCCTCCTTGCACCCAGTCTGGCACCCGACAGCCCAACCAAACCATTAGGGCCCCTATCAAGCCATTCAGCAGAAGTTTGCCGAGTGAGACTCTTTGCAGAAAGCTTACTTGCGTCAATAAATTCATCCTCGGGCATCAGTAAGGATATTCCAGGCTGCATCGAAAACAATGAAGAACTATCTCCGTCATCAACCAACTTCTTTCTCCTCCAATCCCCAACTCCCTCAAACGAAGATGCCCCAGCCTGGAACCTCTGGGCGACACGCCAATCCTCTTTCGACAACAATGGTGGGGGAAGCCTAGGATTAATATTGTCATGGGAGTAATAATATGAAAGATATGCAGGGTGCAAACGAATGTCATCTTCCGACAAAACTCTATTGGCGTTACTACTATTACTAAACTCTTGAAAATTTGAGTTCCCAAACAAACTTTCCACAGCATTCAACGAACCCTCAACTGTGGGCGGCGCGCTACCGCTCCTATGCATATTCAGATCCCTTTCCCGATCAATGAAGCTTCGATTGCGGTGGTCCCCCAGCAAGGATTGAATCTCACTATGCAACCTATTCTCTAAATTCCCAGTCGATCCTCCCAGACGGTCATCTATGGTTGTCTGTACAAGTCCGTCAGGCAACGTATCCAAATTACTCCCAATCACCATCTCCAAAACCCTAATTCACCACAAAATAAAACCAAAATTATCAAATATGCactaaaaaaataccaaaaattaggaaaaatacgACACAAATTAAAACCAAAAAAATCATCAACATCTCTTACCTTTACCCGAATCCCCGCATAAATTCGAACAGATTGCAAAACTGACTGTTCGAGAgctgattttattttttaaaaaaagaagaatattttaaaaatcgaCGAGAATAcatacaaatatttaaaaaaggTTGGAACACTGGCCACCCATttcttggaaaaaaaataaattatgctgaaatttaaaaaccAGGAGAGTTATTTGAGATCGCAAAGAGCTTACGGCATGGAACCGGAGGGCGGTGCGTCGAATCAACGCGAGATGATTGAACAAACCAGAGGAATTCAGGGCACGAGGGGGTGGAGGGTGGGTTGACGAAGCTGAAGATCGAAAATCTAGCAaacaacttggaacaattcgaAGGGGAAGGTGTGAAATGTGAATACACAGGAGGGGGAAGAGATCGCGAGGTATTGAGATTTTTCGAAAGGATCagttaagagagagagaggacgcGTGGGAGGGCGGACGGGACAGGAAGGGCGGTTGATTAAAGATTGGACGGTGAGTGGGTGAAGTGTGGGTGTTACGTGGTGCATGGGCATCGggcatatacatatatacgctGGCGTTGCGTTTACATTGTGCCCTTTTGACTCATTTGGGCTTTCGAGTTATGAATGCATTAATAATGTTTGggtttaaattataaaatatgggGAAAGAGAAGGGTAGAATTATAGGCAGCATCGACACAAGCAGTGGCAAACCAAAATGGGGAAGGTGGTTTGTTTTTGGGAGGTTGGGAAAAAGGTGTTTAGGCCAAAGAAATCTAATGCTACTATCGAGATTTAAAACCCAAGACTCAAATATTATTCTTCAACAAATAATATtgattctttaaaaaatatactGATGCCTATCATCGATCTTTCTTAATAATTAACAAAAGATAATTTTTAAAGCTTAAAAAAGATTGACATATTATTGCTTGATGCTGACGTCAATAACCTTTaccattattgttattattaattcaTTAGATTTTGAGACCAGATCAAACCTGACATGGTATCTCTTACTTTAATTGATGAAATTTCTCTCGACGGAGCCTGAGAAAGACCTTTGGTGTATTATGTTCGAAACTTTGGAGGGCATTTGAAACATACTTGATGCAGGAATTAAGTCGGCAGTCCACCTATAATTTAACTGAATATGGATTTATAATTTAGGATAATCAAAACTTTAGTTTGaacaaagattttttaaatctaAGATCTTTGGAGCACCCAACACAAAAGCAAGCAATTGTTTGATTCAACCTACCCTCTCTTTCTAGTTTCTGGTAATTTTACTTCTCAAGGTGTAATActtcaaaattttttgtttttgtttttatttttatttttcaattattcaTTTACTTATTTTGGGTTGTACACCCAATTTTGGTATTAAATGGTCACTGTGATTACAGCTCAGTAGGCAGGTGAAGTCCTAGTGAAAATTTGACATCATGCTGTACCACAATCACTACCAGCCCTGGTTTTCTAAGTAATGACACAGCTTTTCGGTACTACAGGTGGGATCAAAGCCCTCATCACGACTTGAATTCCCAACACCAACTCACAATTGCTTGAAAAGAAATGGAAAACAGATTGTTGACAATATGTGACATCATATTTGAATGACACAAGTTAAGAATGTAGATCAAATCATAATGGAAACATGGTGCTTCAGGTTATAAAGAATTCGGACAGTGTTGCCATTAGTATTTCAATATTACCCACTCTCTCCCACAAGGCAACATGACATTTTGTTCACTTCTTTTTGTTAGAAATTTGTTAGGTCATTGAGAACCAAAGGCAAAtcgtagctaactttaatagaaTCTAGCAACAGAATTGGACCATCGCCACCATCGCATCCCCCAAGAGGCATATCATCATCGTTCAACAACTCCACTAGAATGCCAAGTTGCCAACTTACAATACACCAGAGCCAGCACGCTTCCCCACCACAAGCCCCCAGAAACCATCACAACCATACCATCAACCTCTCCAACATTTGCACATTGGCCTTGCCTGCATGCTTGTAGCAGCATGGTCCAATGGCAGGACATCTTATCTACCCAAACCTTGATTTtggagaaaatgaggaaaaaggTAAGGAAAATTGGTTTCAAGAACATTTATAGATAAGAAGGGTAAAAAGGAGAGCTTTCACATAAAGAGACCTGTCCACAAACAAGCTCCGACCACAGAACTACAATGCCAAGTGCAAAATAAGAACAGTAAAAGCCAGAAGTTTCTCCGCCATTAATAGGAAGAACAATACCTTCAAATGCAGTTGAAGAATTGGCTTCGAAGCAGGACAAAGTAATTGGCATGCCCTGAATCATCAGGTACAGATGTTGCCTTCACCATAAACCATGATATACCATGTCCATATGTGCTTCCTTTTTAGAACCCGTTGTGCATAAACTGCAGAATCACTCCAAAGAAAACAAGCGTTCCACAAATTTATGGCGAGTATTTCCTCCCACAAGAAAATACAAGGGAGATTAAAATGATCCCCAGGCATGCTGGCTTTCAATTTTCTCATGCTAACACGTTCAAGAGGGCAAAACATTACCCACAGAGAACCAAATATACATACTCTGGTTGAATCAATTTCTTTCAATTTTGACAAAGTACTACCTGTATAAAATAGAACTATGCAAGATTCCTTTGAAAAAGAACTTAGAATCAGATCTTCGTGAACGTACCATTGGGGCATGATTCAGTAATAAACCCTCATGAATCCATTTTTGTTCTTTCATTGCAAGGAATTCAACTGTTTTTCATCTTGAAGAAGAAACATTGATATGGTGCAGTGACTCAAATGAACATAAATGCCATTTTTCTTTTATACATCTCAGCTGTGACCCTAGCATGTTTAAAATTTGGGGGGTTTgcaagagaatttttttttattaaataaattatatattacaatCATTTTCAATCATCTCGCGGACCTCATTTACAACCAAATATGCTTTGTGTCCTCCGATCACCTCAGCTTGCTTTTCAGTACCTCTCCATAGCTGCTCCACAGCTGTTTTCATTAGTAACAAGACGAAGGAAACTTCCGTAAGGTAAATTACAGCACTAGAAAGTTACCTGTATCGTCGGCATCTTCTGCACACGTTTGAAGTTTGCAGGTTAAGAAACATGAAAAATTAAGTCAAACAGCATCCTGAAAGTTGATCTCTAGAGCAATGCAAATCCATGGGATTAATAAGGTGAAATAATTCCCATGGCCATTTGTTTCAGAAAGGAAAGGTCATGCAAGTCCAGAAATGCAAACATTTCATTTGAAATATCACTTAGACTAGGTAAGGGTGGGTTGATCTTATTCCAGTTAATATAATTAGCTACTGCTATCTCTGATATTCTTATCGTTGAAATATAAACCATCTGGAGCACAAGACAGACTTACAGTGACTCCTGCATGGGCTACAAGCCTGTGTGGGACTGCATTGACATCAACATAGTAAAACCGAATTCTACAAAACAGTATTTCAAAGAAAGAAAACACTCAGTTATTGGGCAAGCCATATTTACAATGTACAGTCCACCAGAAAAAGATATAAGTATCTCTGATAATTGTAAACACAATGGTTGGTGCGATTTATAACAAAAATATGGGCAAGCAATCCAACAAACAGACAACCAGGTGAGATCACTGCCTTAAATGCTTCATTTCTGGTGTCCTCCTTTAAGGGAAATGGGAAAAAGTGGCCATGACACAACACATGACAAAGCATAAAAACAATGTGATGCATAGGCAGCCAAAAGAGAGGCTTAGAAGCCTATTTAGTCGTGAGAAACAGTTTTCGTTTTCCATTTTCAGTcttccaaataattacaaaagatGCTACcttgttttctagttttccaaCATTCATAGTGGAAAGCTGGAAAACAATAAAAACACATTTTCCAACTATTCCAGACAAATGTTGGAAAACTGGAAAACAAGGTGAcaatttttgtaattctttgaaaaactggAAGTATTTTCACAGCTAAGCGGGCCCTTAATGAGAGAAGCCATGTCCTGAGTCCAGTCAGATAAGAACCAGAAAGCAAATTATCAAGGGGACTGAAAGCCAATGATCTGATTAAGCCGGGCAGGTTGACTTGGAACAAAACCCAAGTTCTTCCCATAGATGGATTCGATTTTTTTAGTGCATATTGTTCCATTATCATATAAACATTGTttgaataaaataacttttttaaaagaattttttggaACAAAAGTCTACACTTGTTTGAATAAAAATTGCTTTATCCTGCAGCATGACATTTCAGTAAAGACAATGTTTGAAATCAAAAGCATTTCTCCTATCATGCTGCAAATCACAATCACCTAAggaaagatccccaaaaaagcaTCATAAGAAAAGGatcaaagcaaagctaagaacaCAACTCTTTCCATCATGAAAATCCTCTCATTCTTCTCAGTTCACAAGATCCAAAGAATGCAAACCAAACATTCGCCACATAGTCCCATTCTTCTTATTTTTCCCAAGCCCCAAAAAATCTACACTCACAAACCTTCTGTACTAGCTACACTGGTACACCCACACCTCACTGATAGCACCAGAAAGGTCGCCCCAGAGCAGCTTAGCAACCTAAAAGAATACCTAATATTTTTGTCATTTTAAAATTGCATCTAAAAAAAGCATAGCAAACATCCGTAACATGATTATCACTGAACATTTCAGCACTTTTCCTTTACATTAAATCTTTTGAGTTAGCATCTAGAGCCAATTTATGTTCAAACTACAAAATAGAGGTTTCTGATTGTTAAGAATTGCATGCCCTGCAAATATCATACTTGCACAAACTAAAAGCCATGTTACCTAAAATTGATTATTACACCAAGACCCAAAAAGATCCAGATAGATCCAATAAGGCATTCAACTATTCATGTATAGGCTAAAGGAAATAAATGAATGCCAAAAGAAcaatagtaatttttttttccgAGTAATGAAAAAGTGTCTTTCTAGTTTGAAATTTTACAATGACAAGAACAATAATCTTCCACTAGTTTAAACCAAACACTATTAGTCAGGGTTCTAGAATAGAATGAGTTGCCATGCGACAACAAAAGGCATGAAAAGGCAGGCTCAGGAAAAAAAAGACACACACCTTGAGGTGTAAGTTGGCTTGAAACATAAGGTTCACATGTTACATATTGGCTCAAACCATGACAAACACACAAGGCCTAATTAATTTTGGTTGTACTTCACTTTTCACTCCGATGCTTTAAGTTATCTCttcttttcaaaaaattttccacAGGCACTTTCTTCTTGTGATTTCCAAGACTAGAGTTATCGGATAATTGATTAGTGAGAGCCCATGTCTTCCTCAAGACCATTCAACTGTTTTAAAAATTATGCCTTTAAAATGATTAGATCCTTAAATTCATTCTACAAGTATCATTCTAATAacctttaataaaaatttaaaaaaaaaaaaaaaaaaaaaaaaaccttgacaAATTATATCTAAATCATTCAGAAAAAAGACTTGTGGGGAGAGGCAACAATAATTAGTTCCATTATATTTACTGCGTGATTAGATGGTAGTACTGATTCAATACTTTTCCTTTTTGGTCCTCATCTCTGACAAGAAGGATTTATTATGATCCTGTTTATACattctttcctttcttctttgccatcgggaaaaaaaaaaagaatagttCCATTATTCTTTTCAACCCCAAATGAATTTCAACCATCATAGGGTTCAGAATATCCTATTAAAAAGCCTGAAAAAGAAAGTCAATCTAACCTGGGATAGTGATCAGCAGCCAATTTTTCCAGTTTTGGTTTCAAATGTATACATTTCCTGCACCAGCTTGCCATCCTACAAGTACAAACCATCTTGGTTATGAACCCAACTGATGTTCTTCTTCAGACGAATGTAAACAATTACAAAGTTTGTCATACCGAATAATAAAACTCGGTTCATGCATTAAAGAAAACACAATTCATGAACTTAACTCATGGATTTATTTCATAGTTCATTCACACTCAAGTGCAATCATAATGGAACCTAACCTTCTACCAAGTTGGCGTAACATAAGAACTATTTTCAAACAACCACATAAAAAACAAACAATCAACACTCAATTATTCGAACTGAACCCCAAAACCTCACCAAATTCAATCATTATTCAAACAACCCAGATAGTAAAATCAACAAAAAACAGACAAACTCATCAATACCCTGATACCCACCAGACGATGATCAAGGATTCTTCAAGCTGTTGCGCCTCGGCGACGATTCGATCGAACTGGGTTTCGCTGCAAATGGGTCCGAGCTCAACCGAGAACGGCAGGTCATCGAGGCCCTCCAGAGGCCCTTCTTCTCTCCAAGCAGTCGCAGGAGCTGTAATTTGGGCAGCGATTGCAGGAAATTGCTTGCGACAAAACACAGTATCCGCAACCAAAGAAGATGATTTGAGGCCTGAGATTGGGAAATGCCGAGAACGTCTCGGTGGATTTTTCGattgagagagtttgagagatgggGAGAGTCGCATAGAGTGAGACATGCTGAGGAAGGTAAATGAAGTATGTGGTGGAACCCGTGAACAGTGGTGGTAACCGGTAAAGACTCAGAGGATGAGCAGCCGGCGGAGGGTTCGAGTTCGAGGAAGGGGGCCGAATGGCGCATGTTAGCCTCGTGCGTGTTGGGTAGTCTGGGGCCCGTACGTTGAACCGAATTCACTGTTGGATGGAGAGTCAGCTGGCAGTGGGACAGATCGGACGGTTGTAGTTTGAGGATAAATCAGATGCTGCCAATCCACGTGGAGAAGACTGAAAGGTCTGCACTCCACAGTTATCTCGGACAGCACAAAAGTATTTGCAAAACTGCCGGGCATAAGGACAAAGAAAAACGAAAGGTACGATGAGAattaactaataaaaaaaatataagtatTTTCATAAATGGACACGTGAGAGTTTCTTACATAGGTTTCATtaccatttaatttttttttataattactatttttttttaaataattttttattaataaatataacaCTCCTCCACTGAAGTgcaagttaattttttaattttataaattagtttagataatattaaaattttttgacACATTCAATAAATTGTTGCTTAATCAACTATTCTTAGTTGATTATATATCTCTAATATTTTTTCACATAGTGAAAAATAGTATAACACGAAACCCTTTGAAATATGGGAAGATCATGATTCAATTTATAATTTTAGGTTATTTAAGAGGTTCCattattttattcattaattaGTTGGGTTTGATAATCAATTTAGTCTATTGCATGAATATTAAGATTATTGTTAATGGAtcttttttattgaattttttagtGGAATTTCACTGACTTGCAATTTAAGGTTTTAGATATTTTTAGGTTAAGTTTAGTCCTTTTAAAACTCAAATCtcttttttaaaagtaaaatttttgGACTTGATGTGTTTGGTAAATACCTTTTTCAACTTTTAAAGAGttgatttttatctttttaataaattatttaaaaaactaaaaacagactttaaaaaaaaaaaactatttctacGGGTGTCCCTTATCATTTTATAGTATCAAAAGTTATCACTCTCTCACCCTCTATCCCTCCTGcccatatttttctttcccttttcatAATCCCAAATTAAAATATTTCTATGAACCATACCAATACACAAAAACGCTATAGCTAGTTCTTTGTAGTTGATCTTTCGAGTGAGAATGACAAACACTATGAAGTACTTAACTACATTCAATCCTCACTTAAATGTGTATGGAAAAATTATTTgggataagaaaaaaaaatattgcttcCAAGGACTTCACGTAAATATAAGACAATATGCTACGTGTGATTAAGAATTAGCAAATATTTAGATCCAAATACTATCATTGAAAAGATTAACATAGTTTTACTTAGGAAGTGTTGATCTAAATACTATAAATATGAACGAAATTCATGACATGATTGTTACTAGTCTTGTGTATGGTCATTGGATCTATATTGATGCACAAGAGGTAAAATGacactattattatactttaGTACTAATTTGAGTGCGCATgtgtacacacacacatatataatattagatcatttttattttcagatattacttttaatattttcCATTCCTCTTATTCTAAACAGCTTTAAAACTATGAGGCATATATTTATTGtagttttattaatttttatctaTAGCATGTGCAATATGAAACGAGTAAATTTATCAAAttgaatttttgataattaatTTAATGAAAAACATCTCGAATTGACATGTCCATTTGTCATTTAAACATTTTCAAtcaatttacaatttttttttcaaatactcAGCTTCATACAAGGGCTAAATAATTTTTTCACTTATTTGAATAGACTTTTTTTAACAAGTTTGTTGTCACAAACTAGATATAGAGAGGTCAAACTACATCAGTGACTAGATTCTTGAAAATGGTAAGTTTAGCCCTATCTTTATtcttttatttgtaaaaattttgaatatatatatttgataattTGGAGACTCCAGCCACCATTGCATCATTTTGAACATTATGGTGCGACACCAAATCCGGAGATTAAAGTCGTCCGTCTATTGAGACACCCCTAATATTTGTCAGCAGGGCTTTGCATGCACATGAGGATCTCCCATATTTATATCACTGTCACATGTGCAGTCTTTGTTGAGCATACGTGTTACAAGTTAGTGGAATCGGTGCAATTAGAAGACACCCAACATGTTACCTATGTGGGGGAGATGAACACGTTATGTGGAGTTGTGCTATCCTATTAATCTATCTCGGGAGATATAGATTAACTTATCGTGTGACATAGGATTAACTTACTGTGTGCTATCTTGAACAAGAGAGTGGAATTTCAAATACTCCAATTCTCACCCCATTTGTTGCGGAGGAAAGATTATCCAGTTTGTAAACTTGGGTATGCATGCTACCAAACATCTTTGCTTGAGCATTTCAGGTTATTTGGCAGTCCAAATGTTTTTGGATAGTTGGCTTAGCCTAGAGGGCTACAGAACTAATGCACCGCTAACTTAagctgaaaataaaaaaatattttatatgatacaatcatatataaaaaaataaaaaatatatatgtataaaatgatgatttgtttTACCTACATAGATAACATTGTATAATTCAGAGCAAGGTATTTTTCAtgctagttataaatagaatgaGATCAATCAATGTTTTAATGTCCTTCAAAACATCAAATGCAGATTTGGCCTATTATGGTTTGATTGCACGAATAAAATGCACTAGATTTCAATTCCAAAAGACAAAAGTAAAATCCATGCTATgcgtcttaatcctttcctaagaaaaatgcaaaaacatacataatttcaaaatatgaaacattaaaaaaaaataaagaaaaagataaGGAGAAGTACTAAATCCGACCACTCGAAGTTCaatcagaagaaaaaaaaaaaactaataaggAAGAGGAACAAAATTTGGAATGATGTCTGCAGAATCAATCTGTTGAAGAAACTTGGCAACAATCTCAATTCAAACTCTCAATAATCTTGGAGAGGGCGGAATATGTTCCAATGGCTGATGATAAAGAACCGACCACGATAACCAATACACAGAGTGATCCCTACAAAATTAACAAAATATATCAGAAGGCATGCATGCTACACAAACAATTTACTGCTGATGATCTccttttctagggtttttgtATTTTAGCCTTGTGGATGAATATATAAGATTGTTGTCATATGATATACTAGTCGTGGTATGAAGTGGCCATACCTGCAAATGGGTTACTCTTCCCTTCAAGATGCTCAGGTAACAAGCACAAGGAAGAATCAATGACtgcaatataaatatttaatCATATGACAGTGCAAAGTTTCATATTGTATTTCTAAATTGACTTCATTGagatcaataataataataaacaactTACTACGAGCATTGTAAGAAAAGATCCAATCAGTGCCATCACCAGACCTGTTGATGACAAAGAGGTGACAACATGACAAAAAAACTAATCAGCATGGGCAGGTTCCAAACAAGGCTTTAGTTTTACAATAAAGAGTTGATGACATAGTACAATATACTAATCAGAATAGAATACCAGTGTCATATGCCCTTCTTAATCCAAAATGTGTTAAAACT
This region of Malania oleifera isolate guangnan ecotype guangnan chromosome 10, ASM2987363v1, whole genome shotgun sequence genomic DNA includes:
- the LOC131165409 gene encoding thioredoxin-like 3-2, chloroplastic isoform X3 — its product is MSHSMRLSPSLKLSQSKNPPRRSRHFPISGLKSSSLVADTVFCRKQFPAIAAQITAPATAWREEGPLEGLDDLPFSVELGPICSETQFDRIVAEAQQLEESLIIVWMASWCRKCIHLKPKLEKLAADHYPRIRFYYVDVNAVPHRLVAHAGVTLWSSYGEVLKSKLR
- the LOC131165409 gene encoding thioredoxin-like 3-2, chloroplastic isoform X1, translating into MSHSMRLSPSLKLSQSKNPPRRSRHFPISGLKSSSLVADTVFCRKQFPAIAAQITAPATAWREEGPLEGLDDLPFSVELGPICSETQFDRIVAEAQQLEESLIIVWMASWCRKCIHLKPKLEKLAADHYPRIRFYYVDVNAVPHRLVAHAGVTKMPTIQLWRGTEKQAEVIGGHKAYLVVNEVREMIENDCNI
- the LOC131165409 gene encoding thioredoxin-like 3-2, chloroplastic isoform X2 yields the protein MSHSMRLSPSLKLSQSKNPPRRSRHFPISGLKSSSLVADTVFCRKQFPAIAAQITAPATAWREEGPLEGLDDLPFSVELGPICSETQFDRIVAEAQQLEESLIIVWMASWCRKCIHLKPKLEKLAADHYPRIRFYYVDVNAVPHRLVAHAGVTRSTFRMLFDLIFHVS